A stretch of DNA from Mesomycoplasma lagogenitalium:
GAACTGCTGCATAAATAACCATCGCTCCAGCCACACCTGGTGTTACTTTTCCATATTTTACAAAAGGTAACATTACTAAAAACATAATCGCAGGAATTACTATTAATTTAGCAAAACAAAATAGTCAAACTTGAACACTAGAAACAGCTTGTTTTAATGGTGTTGCAGCTAGTGTCATACCAATTGTAATTCAAATTAATGGTGAAGCTAAAGAACCTAAAGTTTGGAAAATTTTATGAATTGCAGGTAATGTTGTCTTCAATTCGAATCATCCAACATATTTAGTTTCATTTACTTTTCATGTTCCACCTGGAATTAATTGACTTAATCAGAAAATCAATCCTAAAAAAGTTGCAATAACGATTGGATTTAATAAAGCAGTTTTTATTGATTTAGTAAAGTTTTCTTTATTAAATTTTAATCTTGCCATTAACATAAAACATAATGAATATAAGAAAATTCTGTAAGGAATATTTCAAATATTAGCTGCTAAAATTCCTGTATTACCATAAACTGCTTGAATTATTGGTTGACCAAAAAATGTTGTTGAACCAAAAATAAGCATCATTCAAATAACTAGTGCTTTTGATTCAGTTACATTTTCTCCCCCAATTTTCTTTGCTAGTTTAGTTTTCGCAAGAGCAACTGTCCCGAACTTAACTCATAAAAGAGCTATTGCATTTAACAAAATATAAAATGCAAATGAAATTGCTA
This window harbors:
- a CDS encoding AEC family transporter; the protein is MDLLSQLKLTLSNQGLWGAIIASIGIIALGYGLTKFKLLKQEGKGIINQIVLLIALPALAFSGFMNTITIDSLIEQSIILAISFAFYILLNAIALLWVKFGTVALAKTKLAKKIGGENVTESKALVIWMMLIFGSTTFFGQPIIQAVYGNTGILAANIWNIPYRIFLYSLCFMLMARLKFNKENFTKSIKTALLNPIVIATFLGLIFWLSQLIPGGTWKVNETKYVGWFELKTTLPAIHKIFQTLGSLASPLIWITIGMTLAATPLKQAVSSVQVWLFCFAKLIVIPAIMFLVMLPFVKYGKVTPGVAGAMVIYAAVPPATVVIAYSMKYKMQETYSAQCSALSTLLAIIIMPIWILICGAAF